The Chlorocebus sabaeus isolate Y175 chromosome 20, mChlSab1.0.hap1, whole genome shotgun sequence genomic sequence CTCCCCGTCATGCTGGGGCATTCTGACCTCCTCTCTGGCCTGCCCTGGGGTAAGATGACAGCAGGTGACCCTGGGGAGGGTGGATTTTCTCAGGGCTGGCCCCTTCTCATCTTTTAGATCACACTTTTTTCCCTGTGCAGAGAGGCCCTTCCCAAGCACTGCATCAGGGAAGGTCTTCACCCCAATCACTCTCCATCTAGCATCCTGTTTCAGTTCCTGCAGAGCATTCGCCACTGTTCaaaatcatctttatttattgggttactttatttatttggtttgggTTCCCTCCACCCCAAAAATACCAGCTCCAAGAAACCCATGGTATCtccccagcactttgcagggcctGGCATGTAGAAGATGTGCCAGTAATATTTGctctatgaatgaatgaatctcttCATGTGCGGGTGCCttatcctgcctctgccactcgATGGATGTTTCAGATGCCACTTAGCGGATCTAATGATCTTTCCTTGGCTCAAGCACAAAAGACTCCTGCTTATCTGGGGAAGCAGGGCCAGGCCCTGGGAATTGCAGCCTCTGGGCATCAGAGCCTGGTCCTTCCAGCTAATCTGCCTGCCCACAGACACAAGAGGACAGGGCTTTCAGCGAATCCTTGACTGTTCCCCAAGGCGAAGACCTCACAGGCACCGCCTTCACAGGTTTCTCCTTAGCCTCAGGAACCTCCTGGGGGCAGAGCGGGCTGACCGGGAAGGAAGCTGCGGTGGCAGCCCCTCTGCAGAGCGGCAGGGTGGCCCTGGCCTGGGCAAGGCATCCCCCACCCATGGGGGCCACCCGAGTCAGATGGGGCCAGTTTTCCCCACAGAACACAAGGTAGGTCTTCATTGGTGGGGTGACAAGCCCTTGACTGGGACTGGGGGCTTGGGGTGGTGATGCGGTTGCTGCCAGGGAGAGCTGCCTTCCCTGGGTGCAGTCAATAACAAAAGTCAGATGAGCCGTGGGGACGGTCTTCTGATGCCCGGCCAGCTTCCCACCTAGAAGGGAGGAAGACACCGAAAGTGAGCACAAGCAAGGGATTTTCccccgagacagggtctcactctgtcgcccaggctggagtgcagtggcatgatcgtggctcactgcagcctcagcctcagggggctcaacccatcctcccatcttagccccctaagtggctgggactacaggctcatgccaccacacctggtgaattttaaaattttttgtagagatgagatttccctatgttgcccaggctggtctcaaactcctggactcaagaaatcctgcctctgctcagtcagcactgggattacaggcatccgacCGGGACACGGTTTCctgaattcatttgtttattcttttttttttttttttttttttttttttgagacagagtctcgccctgtcacccaggctggagtgcagtggccagatctcagctcactgcaagctccgcctcccaggtttatgccactctcctgcctcagcctcccaagtagctgggactacaggcgcccgccacctcgcccagctagttttttgtattttttagtaaagacagggtttcaccgtgttagccaggatggtctcgatctcctgaccgcacgatccacctgtctcgacctcccaaagtgctgggattacaggcttgagccaccgcgcccggcccatttgtttattcattcgaTGGGTTTAACTGAGTTGGTTGATACACCAATAGAGGAGGACAGTCAGGGTTTAGGTGTATGGATTTCAGCATCAGAGagacctgagttcaagtctttgcttaccatccatccatctgccttCCAGGAGCACAGAGTCCAACATGTCAGTGCCTTTCAACTTTGCTGTTCCCATGAGTTGcctggggagcttgttaaaatgcagagtcTAGTGcagtggggctgggctggggcctgaGACTCGCATTTCTAACAAGCCCCCAGAGGATGCCGATTCTCCTGGTCCATGGACCACATTATGAAAAGCACAGTCCTCAACCCAAGAGAGGAGAGCCCTGGCCATCTTtctaggtgagaaaactgaggctcagcctGCACAAGTGTTGGTGGGTCTTAGGGAGCAACTTGCtactctccccctccccacataATCTTGTCCACAGCCTCAGAGAATCCCATCGGTACCTGGTGGCATCTGCCCTGGCAATCCCCCAGCTCAGATCCCAGCACAGGGGAAAGGGATGGACAAACCAGCCAATAGATTTATCAACGAAGCAGGTGTCTGAGCAAGTGCATCTGAATCTAAAGCCTGTGCTCTTAAAAAGGGAACTTTTTGATTTACCCAAATAACA encodes the following:
- the SRARP gene encoding steroid receptor-associated and regulated protein, producing MAPSEDCRDWRANLKGTIRETGLETSSGGKLAGHQKTVPTAHLTFVIDCTQGRQLSLAATASPPQAPSPSQGLVTPPMKTYLVFCGENWPHLTRVAPMGGGCLAQARATLPLCRGAATAASFPVSPLCPQEVPEAKEKPVKAVPVRSSPWGTVKDSLKALSSCVCGQAD